In a genomic window of Canis lupus familiaris isolate Mischka breed German Shepherd chromosome 13, alternate assembly UU_Cfam_GSD_1.0, whole genome shotgun sequence:
- the UTP23 gene encoding rRNA-processing protein UTP23 homolog: protein MKITRQKHAKKHLSFFRNNFGVREPYQILLDGTFCQAALRGRIQLREQLPRYLMGETQLCTTRCVLKELETLGKDLYGAKLIAQKCQVRNCPHFKNAVSGSECLLSMIEEGNPHHYFVATQDQNLSMKVKKKPGVPLMFIIQNTIVLDKPSPKTVAFVKAVESGQLVSVHEKQSIKQLKEEQGLVKNPEQRRRKKHKKISGPNPLSCLKKKKKAQDTKSSASEKKRKRKRIRNRSISKVLSEKQNAE from the exons ATGAAGATCACGAGGCAGAAACATGCCAAGAAGCACCTCAGCTTCTTCCGCAATAATTTCGGAGTTCGCGAGCCGTACCAGATCCTGCTGGACGGTACCTTCTGTCAGGCGGCGCTGCGCGGCCGTATCCAGCTGCGGGAGCAGCTGCCCCGCTACCTCATGGGGGAGACACAGCTGTGCACCACCAG atgtgtGTTAAAAGAGTTAGAAACATTGGGAAAGGACTTATATGGGGCAAAACTGATTGCACAAAAATGCCAAGTCAGAAATTGTCCCCATTTCAAGAATGCAGTGAGTGGATCAGAATGTCTGCTCTCCATGATTGAAGAGGGAAATCCTCATCATTATTTTGTGGCAACACAG gATCAGAATTTGTCtatgaaagtaaagaaaaagccTGGAGTTCCTCTCATGTTTATTATTCAGAACACAATAGTCTTGGACAAACCTTCTCCCAAAACAGTTGCTTTTGTTAAAGCAGTAGAGTCAGGTCAGCTTGTCTCCGTGCATGAGAAACAAAGTATCAAGCAACTCAAAGAAGAACAGGGTTTAGTGAAAAACCCTgaacagagaagaagaaagaaacacaagaaaataagTGGCCCCAATCCTCTTAGCtgtttgaagaaaaagaagaaagcacaggatacaaaatcatctgcttctgaaaagaaaagaaaaagaaaaagaattcggAACAGATCTATCTCAAAAGTACTTTCTGAAAAGCAGAATGCAGAATGA